From a region of the Mycobacterium sp. SMC-8 genome:
- a CDS encoding tyrosine-type recombinase/integrase has protein sequence MTTQTLASMDLLADPDAVLDDYLEHVASLGLSSRSVRGRTRGASTFLTEHPDLRDWMTRPAVERLADLRNNGAWPLLCHVIGRGELRLDLELAAVKNLTGLGRAVEDRDPGGFAAVRTAGLALGWTPQWIETVLGECLAVLLAWHGGLVDDVDNGTVDKFDTALAATQSIPASSRRAYRNRIAGLRQMLFQARIVDTPPRRRRWARSYTQRFADVAMTDLIRETLLRYVTVRASVLRPKSVESLINDLLPFADYLTTTHPELTSFGDLDRSHIEGFLVWNRARTWRGQRAAAGAGRTISKAVIQSTVLSVRNLLDDITEWGWEQAPPRRLVFAVDIPKLDQPLPQALPPDIDAAVMNAVAQLEDTFARVGLTVLRGAGLRIGELLDLELGSVVDYGPAGTWLKVPLGKLATERMVPLSANTIAALDQWTSRRGVCRPLPHPRTGAPTDFLFVAHGRRLGQTRLRNGLLAAIESCGLRGTGGAPLVVTPHQLRHTWATELANAGMSLQALMALLGHVTPQMTLRYATLASPTLRDAYDQAMGKMRRQFTLTPVGKPIVPDAVSWLGSEMLKTRVAHGYCARHHSAGACPYANICETCDNFVTGPEFRGALEAQRTDIQTLEADARARGWLDEAARHHRVAEALTDHLHRLDR, from the coding sequence ATGACCACCCAGACGCTCGCATCGATGGACCTGCTGGCTGACCCGGATGCGGTGCTGGACGACTATCTCGAACACGTTGCCAGCCTTGGTCTCAGTAGCAGGTCGGTGCGTGGCCGCACCCGCGGCGCGAGCACCTTCCTGACCGAGCACCCGGATCTGCGGGACTGGATGACCAGACCGGCGGTCGAGCGGTTGGCCGATCTGCGCAACAACGGGGCCTGGCCACTGCTGTGTCATGTCATTGGCCGGGGCGAGTTGCGCCTCGACCTCGAACTCGCGGCCGTCAAGAACCTCACTGGTCTGGGACGAGCCGTCGAGGACCGTGACCCGGGCGGATTCGCCGCCGTGCGCACCGCCGGGCTGGCCTTGGGCTGGACACCACAGTGGATCGAGACGGTCTTGGGTGAATGTCTGGCGGTGCTGCTCGCCTGGCACGGCGGACTCGTCGACGATGTCGACAACGGCACGGTCGACAAGTTCGACACCGCGCTGGCTGCCACACAATCGATTCCGGCATCGTCGAGGCGCGCCTACCGCAACCGGATAGCCGGGTTGCGGCAGATGCTTTTTCAGGCTCGCATCGTCGATACACCACCACGGCGGCGGCGTTGGGCCCGCAGCTACACCCAACGCTTCGCCGACGTGGCGATGACTGACCTGATCCGGGAGACGCTGCTGCGTTATGTCACCGTCCGGGCATCGGTGCTGCGTCCGAAATCCGTCGAATCGTTGATCAACGATTTGCTGCCGTTCGCGGACTATCTCACCACCACTCATCCCGAGCTCACCTCGTTCGGGGATCTGGATCGCAGTCACATCGAGGGTTTCCTGGTCTGGAATCGCGCCCGCACCTGGCGTGGACAACGCGCCGCCGCCGGCGCCGGACGCACCATCTCCAAGGCCGTGATCCAATCGACGGTACTGAGCGTGCGCAACCTACTCGACGACATCACCGAATGGGGCTGGGAGCAGGCACCGCCGCGTCGTCTGGTCTTCGCCGTCGATATCCCGAAACTCGATCAACCCCTGCCGCAGGCCCTACCACCTGATATCGACGCCGCGGTGATGAACGCGGTTGCCCAGCTGGAGGATACGTTCGCCCGCGTCGGGCTGACAGTGCTTCGCGGGGCAGGGCTGCGGATCGGGGAGCTGCTCGACCTCGAACTCGGCAGCGTCGTCGACTACGGACCCGCCGGCACCTGGTTGAAAGTTCCGTTGGGCAAGCTCGCCACCGAACGCATGGTTCCGCTCTCGGCCAACACCATTGCCGCATTGGACCAGTGGACCAGCAGACGTGGTGTTTGCCGCCCACTGCCGCATCCCCGTACCGGAGCGCCTACCGATTTCCTGTTCGTTGCGCACGGCCGCCGTCTCGGACAGACGCGGTTACGCAATGGCCTGCTCGCCGCCATCGAGTCCTGCGGGCTGCGCGGGACCGGCGGCGCACCGCTGGTGGTAACCCCGCATCAGCTACGCCACACATGGGCCACCGAGCTCGCGAACGCAGGCATGAGCCTGCAGGCCTTGATGGCACTGCTCGGACATGTCACCCCGCAGATGACTTTGCGTTACGCCACCTTGGCCTCACCGACGCTGCGCGATGCCTATGACCAGGCCATGGGAAAGATGCGACGACAGTTCACTCTCACTCCGGTCGGCAAACCCATCGTCCCCGATGCGGTCAGCTGGCTCGGTAGTGAGATGCTCAAAACACGTGTCGCCCACGGCTACTGCGCCCGCCACCACAGTGCCGGCGCCTGCCCCTATGCCAACATCTGCGAAACCTGCGACAACTTCGTCACCGGCCCCGAGTTCCGAGGCGCACTCGAAGCGCAACGCACCGACATCCAGACTCTCGAAGCAGATGCCCGCGCCCGTGGCTGGCTCGACGAAGCCGCCCGTCACCACCGTGTCGCCGAGGCGTTGACCGACCACCTGCACCGCCTCGACCGCTGA
- a CDS encoding tyrosine-type recombinase/integrase, producing the protein MTVRVRTSSDGYVIDGPWEGCAAANAFLVHLAGRGFSAATVRAYAFDVLNLARFLLDRDLAVAAVTPVEVFEWIDWQDVRRDHRRSPARRNGGSAAASTVNRRVSAVRAFFEYLVMTGTRSENPVPSPRRGQGLRPVARGLLGHLGPGRPRAGGRLVRQPRLLPESLDANAVERFVASLRTHRDRAMVWAMLFGGLRSAEVRSLRLADIDFGRRRVRVLGKGSKERVVPVDAAFFTELSAYLRLERPPGLTTEECFVVLRGPSAGAPVTEAGLRSLFRRHRDLSGATRVRPHRLRHTYGTELASAGIDLMALRELMGHVSPETTAGYVHLSVEQLAAEYGAARASLAGTRR; encoded by the coding sequence ATGACTGTTCGGGTGCGCACCAGCAGTGACGGCTATGTGATCGATGGCCCGTGGGAGGGGTGCGCAGCGGCAAACGCATTCCTGGTGCATCTGGCCGGACGCGGGTTCAGTGCGGCGACGGTGCGGGCGTATGCGTTCGATGTGCTCAATCTGGCTCGGTTCCTGCTGGACCGTGATCTCGCGGTGGCGGCGGTGACGCCGGTGGAGGTGTTCGAGTGGATCGACTGGCAGGATGTGCGCCGTGACCACCGGCGCAGCCCGGCGAGAAGGAATGGCGGGAGCGCGGCGGCATCGACGGTCAACCGGCGGGTCTCGGCGGTGCGGGCGTTCTTCGAGTACCTGGTGATGACCGGGACGCGCTCCGAGAACCCGGTGCCCTCACCGCGGCGCGGGCAGGGGCTGAGACCGGTGGCGCGGGGACTGCTCGGGCATCTGGGCCCGGGTCGGCCTCGGGCCGGAGGCCGGCTGGTGCGGCAACCGCGGTTACTGCCCGAGTCTCTCGATGCCAATGCAGTCGAGCGGTTCGTGGCGTCGTTGCGAACCCACCGGGATCGGGCGATGGTGTGGGCGATGCTCTTTGGGGGCCTGCGCAGCGCCGAGGTGCGGTCCTTGCGGTTGGCCGACATCGACTTCGGTCGACGGCGGGTGCGGGTGCTTGGTAAAGGCTCGAAGGAGCGGGTGGTACCGGTCGATGCAGCATTCTTCACCGAACTGTCGGCCTATCTGCGCCTCGAACGCCCACCAGGGTTGACGACCGAGGAGTGTTTCGTGGTGCTGCGCGGACCCTCCGCGGGGGCCCCGGTCACCGAGGCCGGACTGCGGTCACTGTTTCGGCGGCACCGAGACCTGTCTGGTGCGACGAGGGTACGTCCACACCGGCTGCGCCATACCTACGGCACCGAACTCGCCTCTGCTGGAATCGATCTGATGGCGCTGCGGGAGTTGATGGGCCACGTGTCCCCGGAAACCACCGCCGGATATGTGCACCTGTCGGTCGAGCAACTCGCCGCCGAATACGGTGCGGCTCGCGCCAGCCTTGCCGGGACACGACGATGA
- a CDS encoding AAA family ATPase, translating into MSAVDRSDGLLEKDADDVAGEQLSGESPGPVPGSIDLGREPGTAAVPGSETGRGTKDRGNCAPVPGSAHRSTEPGTEDETPLYVDISALLDGTVPEPPEPQLGRRTDGHALFYPGQVNWVFGDPESGKSWLCLVCVTEALSAGRRVLMIDLDHNGALSTIHRLLALGARPDALRNRNLFRYCEPEDAAEVRQVVEDSRTWRPAVAVVDSIGELLPMCGANTNSADEFTVMHTKVLKPLAKAGAAVLAVDHLAKNADSRAVGPGGTAAKRRAIGGSSIRVKVKQPFTPGHGGSATLIVNKDRHGGLRAHCPVGDREPVAGTFKLLVFDEGALAWVIDAPGSSPGAWCTTPVV; encoded by the coding sequence ATGAGCGCCGTCGACCGCTCTGATGGGTTGTTGGAGAAGGACGCCGACGACGTTGCTGGAGAACAACTGTCGGGCGAGTCGCCCGGTCCGGTTCCCGGTTCTATAGACCTGGGTCGGGAACCGGGAACCGCAGCAGTTCCCGGTTCCGAGACCGGTCGCGGAACCAAGGACCGCGGGAACTGCGCCCCGGTTCCCGGTTCCGCACATAGGTCTACAGAACCGGGAACCGAGGACGAAACACCGCTCTACGTGGACATTTCCGCCCTGCTCGATGGCACGGTTCCAGAACCGCCAGAACCGCAACTAGGGCGGCGAACCGATGGACACGCCCTGTTCTACCCCGGTCAGGTTAATTGGGTGTTCGGCGACCCCGAGAGCGGCAAGTCATGGCTTTGCTTAGTGTGCGTCACCGAGGCACTGTCAGCCGGTCGACGGGTCCTGATGATCGACCTGGACCACAACGGCGCACTATCCACGATTCACCGTCTGCTCGCCCTCGGTGCGCGCCCTGACGCCCTCCGAAACCGGAACCTGTTCCGGTACTGCGAACCCGAGGACGCCGCCGAGGTGCGTCAGGTGGTCGAAGACTCCCGCACCTGGAGGCCCGCCGTGGCCGTCGTGGACTCCATCGGGGAGCTGCTGCCCATGTGCGGGGCCAACACGAACTCAGCCGACGAGTTCACCGTGATGCACACCAAGGTGTTGAAGCCGTTGGCGAAGGCCGGTGCCGCCGTGCTGGCCGTCGACCACCTCGCCAAGAACGCCGACTCTCGCGCTGTCGGCCCTGGAGGGACTGCGGCCAAGCGCCGCGCCATCGGCGGCTCGTCCATCCGCGTGAAGGTCAAGCAGCCGTTCACCCCTGGCCACGGCGGCAGCGCCACGCTGATCGTCAACAAGGACCGTCACGGCGGTCTCCGCGCACACTGCCCGGTCGGTGACCGTGAGCCGGTCGCGGGCACCTTCAAGCTGCTGGTGTTCGACGAGGGCGCGTTGGCGTGGGTGATCGACGCCCCTGGGTCAAGTCCAGGGGCGTGGTGTACGACGCCTGTCGTGTGA
- a CDS encoding AlpA family transcriptional regulator codes for MTTNADKQPPTRLSTEQAAAYLGKPVSTLRWYRSMRKGPRSYRLGRAVFYDLADLQAWEVAERARSERGGVDA; via the coding sequence ATGACAACCAACGCCGACAAGCAACCTCCAACACGGCTCAGTACAGAACAGGCAGCCGCCTACCTCGGCAAGCCCGTATCCACGCTGCGGTGGTACCGCAGCATGCGCAAAGGTCCGCGCTCATACCGGCTCGGTCGCGCCGTGTTTTACGACCTCGCAGACCTCCAAGCGTGGGAGGTTGCGGAGCGGGCGCGGAGCGAGCGCGGCGGGGTCGACGCATGA
- a CDS encoding helix-turn-helix domain-containing protein gives MNSQTTAPPRMFSIREAAEHVGLSERLIWQKVTDGDLTHVRVGSRVLIAGDDLAAFIDARRTRGGGKPVQRDEQTNAALQVLAAVKANVIDNDTEAMLRRLRGSSREVSLRLAEATNLLAHLVKMSERPEQMLAALIETVTNAGTD, from the coding sequence ATGAACTCGCAAACCACCGCCCCGCCACGAATGTTCTCCATCCGAGAAGCCGCCGAACACGTTGGACTCTCCGAACGGCTCATCTGGCAGAAGGTCACCGATGGCGACCTCACCCACGTTCGAGTCGGTTCCCGCGTGCTGATCGCGGGCGACGACCTGGCCGCGTTCATCGACGCGCGCCGCACACGAGGAGGAGGCAAACCCGTGCAACGTGACGAACAGACAAACGCCGCCCTCCAGGTGCTCGCGGCGGTCAAGGCGAACGTCATCGACAACGACACCGAAGCCATGTTGCGCCGCCTGCGCGGGTCGTCGCGCGAGGTGTCGCTGAGGCTCGCCGAGGCCACCAACCTGCTCGCCCACTTGGTGAAGATGTCCGAACGCCCCGAGCAGATGTTGGCCGCGCTGATCGAAACCGTCACCAACGCAGGCACCGACTGA